One region of Citrus sinensis cultivar Valencia sweet orange chromosome 6, DVS_A1.0, whole genome shotgun sequence genomic DNA includes:
- the LOC102631031 gene encoding ras-related protein RABE1c-like, with translation MATAPARARADYDYLIKLLLIGDSGVGKSCLLLRFSDDSFTTSFITTIGIDFKIRTIELDGKRIKLQIWDTAGQERFRTITTAYYRGAMGILLVYDVTDESSFNNIRNWMRNIDQHAADNVNKILVGNKADMDESKRAVPTAKGQELADEYGIKFFETSAKTNFNVEQVFFSIAREIKQRLVESDSKAEPQTIRISKPDPANGSAAAPEKSACCGS, from the exons aTGGCGACTGCGCCGGCTAGAGCTCGTGCCGATTACGATTACCTGATCAAGCTGCTTCTCATCGGGGATAGTG GTGTAGGAAAAAGTTGCCTGCTATTGCGTTTCTCAGATGATTCTTTCACAACAAGCTTCATTACCACAATTGG GATCGACTTTAAGATCAGGACCATCGAGCTTGACGGGAAGCGcattaaattacaaatatggGATACTGCTGGACAAGAACGTTTTCGAACGATTACAACAG CTTATTACCGGGGAGCCATGGGCATATTGCTTGTCTATGATGTGACAGATGAGTCATCTTTTAACA ACATCAGGAACTGGATGAGGAACATAGACCAGCATGCTGCTGATAATGTTAACAAAATATTGGTGGGCAACAAAGCTGATATGGATGAGAGCAAAAGG GCTGTTCCAACAGCAAAGGGCCAAGAATTAGCTGATGAATATGgtatcaaattttttgagaCG AGTGCAAAGACAAATTTCAATGTGGAGCAGGTGTTCTTTTCAATTGCAAGAGAAATAAAGCAGAGACTTGTGGAGAGTGACTCGAAAGCAGAG CCCCAAACTATTAGGATCAGTAAACCAGACCCGGCCAATGGGTCGGCAGCTGCTCCGGAGAAATCAGCATGCTGTGGTTCTTGA